Proteins encoded together in one Thermophilibacter immobilis window:
- a CDS encoding ATP-binding protein: MASALCMACCQSDVEARFFTASSLVMRLRRARDDGRLDREPNQVGRAGLLVIDELGFLPLDTDGARLLFQVVSNAYERQSVVFTTNLEFSRWGSVFGDDQMAAAVIDRVVHHGRLLRFRGEPHRVTHALMQDGGAQ; the protein is encoded by the coding sequence ATGGCCTCGGCGCTCTGCATGGCGTGCTGCCAGTCCGACGTCGAGGCCAGGTTCTTCACCGCATCGTCCCTCGTCATGAGGCTCCGCCGTGCCCGTGACGACGGGAGGCTCGACCGTGAGCCCAACCAGGTGGGCAGGGCAGGGCTCCTCGTCATCGACGAGCTTGGGTTCCTGCCGCTCGACACGGACGGCGCGAGGCTCCTCTTCCAGGTGGTCTCGAACGCCTACGAGAGGCAGTCCGTCGTCTTCACGACAAACCTCGAGTTCAGCCGGTGGGGCTCGGTCTTCGGCGACGACCAGATGGCCGCGGCCGTCATCGACAGGGTGGTGCACCACGGACGGCTTCTCCGGTTCCGAGGCGAGCCGCATCGAGTCACCCACGCGCTGATGCAGGACGGGGGTGCTCAATAA
- a CDS encoding tyrosine-type recombinase/integrase, translating into MSERADFARYVTAYLGLHLPGQRNLSTNTIASYRDAFRLLISYLGERGKRPERLSMDDLGRDTVEGFMAWLTARGCSDSTANQRLCAIKAFVNYVKAEDPARLLQHQQVLAIRQRKKAPAPMVLPGRGGVAAILARPDASTARGRRDMVLLTMLYDSGARVSELCGITLRDVRLDDPATVTLMGKGRRVRVVPLMSATAGLLRRYIDETCSRPDASDLDGPLFPNSRGDRLTRAGVADIVARHARGARESGASVPDGISPHSLRHQRAVDLLESGVNLVYIRDLLGHRSVITTEIYATVSVARRRKLLEEAATAPKTRDYPDWSEDRDLMSWLKSLC; encoded by the coding sequence ATGAGCGAGAGAGCGGACTTCGCCCGCTACGTGACCGCCTACCTCGGCCTTCATCTGCCGGGACAGCGAAACCTCAGCACGAACACCATCGCATCCTACAGGGACGCGTTCAGGCTGCTCATATCGTATCTCGGCGAACGGGGGAAGAGGCCGGAGAGGCTGTCCATGGACGATCTCGGGAGGGACACGGTCGAGGGGTTCATGGCCTGGCTCACGGCACGCGGGTGCTCCGACAGCACGGCGAACCAACGACTGTGCGCGATCAAGGCATTCGTGAACTACGTCAAGGCCGAGGATCCGGCGAGACTGCTTCAGCATCAGCAGGTTCTGGCGATAAGACAGCGAAAGAAGGCCCCGGCGCCCATGGTCCTCCCGGGGCGCGGGGGCGTCGCCGCGATCCTCGCCCGTCCCGACGCATCCACGGCGAGGGGTCGCCGGGACATGGTCCTGCTGACGATGCTCTACGACAGCGGGGCCAGGGTCTCAGAACTGTGCGGCATCACGCTCCGCGATGTCCGCCTCGATGACCCCGCCACCGTCACGCTCATGGGGAAGGGTCGCAGGGTCAGGGTCGTTCCCCTGATGAGCGCGACCGCAGGACTTCTGAGACGGTACATCGACGAGACATGCTCTCGTCCCGATGCGTCGGACCTGGACGGGCCGCTGTTCCCGAACTCCCGTGGCGACCGTCTGACCAGGGCCGGCGTCGCCGATATCGTCGCCCGTCACGCAAGGGGCGCCAGGGAGTCGGGAGCGTCCGTCCCCGATGGGATCTCGCCCCACTCCCTCAGGCACCAGAGGGCCGTCGACCTGTTGGAATCCGGTGTCAACCTCGTATATATCAGGGATCTGCTCGGCCACAGGAGCGTGATCACGACGGAGATCTACGCGACCGTCAGCGTCGCGCGAAGGCGGAAGCTGCTCGAAGAGGCCGCAACCGCCCCCAAGACACGGGACTACCCCGACTGGTCGGAGGACAGGGATCTGATGTCGTGGCTGAAGAGCCTGTGCTAA
- a CDS encoding tyrosine-type recombinase/integrase: protein MTAFADVTASYMAEKRAVGFRLEKGDAAMRRIAALRSELGCRQDELPRELVEAWTARRPGEAEATRLRRMGQIRGLGEYMARMGYDAWVMPGRQGYADRGSYDPYIFTDGELASLFEEADELSGSDPACRRAQMAPIIRLLCSSGLRSGEACALGKADVDLDAGALTVRHAKNDRGRFAPIHRSLASRMRTFSNAASTGHPQYGMHGLFWSLPEGGPCPPAPSMDSSARPSGTQAYRTGVAARDRGSTTSASPSPATGSAHG, encoded by the coding sequence ATGACGGCGTTCGCTGACGTCACCGCGTCGTACATGGCCGAGAAACGCGCGGTCGGCTTCAGGCTGGAGAAGGGTGATGCCGCCATGCGCCGCATCGCCGCGCTGCGCTCCGAGTTGGGCTGCAGGCAGGACGAGCTGCCCAGGGAACTCGTCGAAGCGTGGACGGCCCGACGCCCCGGCGAGGCGGAGGCCACGAGGCTCCGCAGGATGGGCCAGATACGCGGTCTGGGCGAGTACATGGCGCGCATGGGTTACGATGCCTGGGTCATGCCGGGCAGACAGGGATACGCGGACCGCGGATCGTACGATCCTTACATCTTCACCGACGGCGAGCTCGCGTCTTTGTTCGAGGAGGCCGACGAGCTCTCAGGATCCGATCCCGCATGTCGACGGGCCCAGATGGCGCCGATCATAAGGCTCCTCTGCTCGTCGGGGCTGCGTTCCGGGGAGGCATGCGCCCTCGGCAAGGCGGACGTCGACCTCGATGCGGGCGCTCTCACCGTCAGGCATGCGAAGAACGACAGGGGCAGGTTCGCTCCCATCCACCGCTCCCTGGCGTCCCGCATGCGGACGTTCTCGAACGCCGCCTCGACAGGGCATCCGCAGTATGGGATGCACGGCCTGTTCTGGTCGCTGCCCGAGGGGGGGCCATGTCCACCAGCTCCGTCTATGGATTCTTCCGCCAGGCCCTCTGGGACGCAGGCATATCGCACGGGGGTCGCGGCAAGGGACCGAGGGTCCACGACCTCCGCTTCACCTTCGCCTGCCACCGGCTCCGCGCATGGGTGA
- a CDS encoding site-specific integrase — translation MFNAYVRHANGCGIEGFTEMDAVAYLNSRFGVALEHLYQSNPGGTYLKAWLRAMRTLMEYEGCGCICKRMPGDLGRTELPPGLQGLLDSFDETSRRNGLSESTVYSRNGRIKHFLLFLASGGGVDASCIRDSSAHDYILTKASNHAKSVKSVLTAIRCFYRHLCLEGLVAGDLTGTVPSPRPCYVPELPVVREREDVEALMSSIDRGNPVGRRDYAMLLMVARLGLRAFDIKSIRVSGLDWETRTMSIVRHKTGNPLELPLLDDVGRAVIDYLRHGRPEGAGCPELFVRQVAPFEPFTDTSNLTYILSKRARAAGVKVPGDRRTLHSLRHALARRLLERQVPLEDISRILGHVSKRTTSIYLRMDVESLAMCPLDPEAVAR, via the coding sequence ATGTTCAATGCGTACGTCAGGCACGCGAACGGTTGCGGCATCGAGGGGTTCACGGAGATGGATGCGGTCGCCTACCTGAACTCGAGGTTCGGCGTGGCTCTCGAACACCTCTATCAGTCAAATCCCGGCGGCACGTATCTGAAGGCCTGGCTGAGGGCCATGCGCACGCTCATGGAGTACGAGGGGTGCGGCTGCATCTGCAAGCGCATGCCGGGCGACCTCGGGAGGACCGAGCTTCCACCGGGACTCCAGGGGCTGCTGGACTCGTTCGACGAGACGAGCAGACGCAACGGCCTGTCGGAATCGACCGTCTACTCTCGCAACGGTCGCATCAAGCACTTCCTGCTCTTCCTCGCGTCGGGGGGCGGCGTGGATGCCTCCTGCATCAGGGACTCGTCTGCCCATGACTACATCCTCACGAAGGCGTCGAACCACGCCAAGTCGGTCAAGTCCGTACTCACCGCCATCAGGTGCTTCTACCGGCATCTCTGCCTCGAGGGCCTGGTGGCGGGCGATCTGACCGGTACGGTCCCGAGCCCCAGGCCCTGCTACGTACCCGAGCTCCCGGTGGTCCGGGAGAGGGAGGACGTGGAGGCCCTCATGTCGAGCATAGACAGGGGCAACCCCGTCGGGCGCCGGGACTACGCGATGCTGCTCATGGTCGCGAGACTGGGACTTCGCGCATTCGACATCAAGTCGATACGCGTGTCCGGCCTCGACTGGGAGACGCGGACCATGTCGATCGTGCGGCACAAGACGGGAAACCCGCTCGAGCTCCCCCTGCTCGACGACGTCGGACGGGCGGTCATCGACTACCTCAGGCACGGACGGCCGGAGGGTGCGGGATGCCCGGAGCTATTCGTCCGACAGGTCGCGCCGTTCGAGCCGTTCACGGACACGAGCAACCTCACGTACATACTGAGCAAGCGCGCGAGGGCCGCCGGGGTGAAGGTCCCGGGCGACCGCAGAACGCTGCACTCGCTTCGACACGCTCTGGCGAGACGCCTCCTCGAACGGCAGGTCCCGCTGGAGGACATCTCACGGATACTGGGACACGTCAGCAAGCGCACCACCAGCATCTACCTGCGCATGGATGTCGAATCGCTCGCCATGTGCCCTCTCGACCCAGAGGCGGTGGCACGATGA
- a CDS encoding ATP-binding protein gives MASALCMACCQSDVEARFFTASSLVMRLRRARDDGRLDREPNQVGRAGLLVIDELGFLPLDTDGARLLFQVVSNAYERQSVVFTTNLEFSRWGSVFGDDQMAAAVIDRVVHHGRLLQFRGEPHRVTHALMQDGGAHFPNLLPGLVFAFMGGLISLDQHAFQGVSLLVA, from the coding sequence ATGGCCTCGGCGCTCTGCATGGCGTGCTGCCAGTCCGACGTCGAGGCCAGGTTCTTCACCGCATCGTCCCTCGTCATGAGGCTCCGCCGTGCCCGTGACGACGGGAGGCTCGACCGTGAGCCCAACCAGGTGGGCAGGGCAGGGCTCCTCGTCATCGACGAGCTTGGGTTCCTGCCGCTCGACACGGACGGCGCGAGGCTCCTCTTCCAGGTGGTCTCGAACGCCTACGAGAGGCAGTCCGTCGTCTTCACGACAAACCTCGAGTTCAGCCGGTGGGGCTCGGTCTTCGGCGACGACCAGATGGCCGCGGCCGTCATCGACAGGGTGGTGCACCACGGACGGCTTCTCCAGTTCCGAGGCGAGCCGCATCGAGTCACCCACGCGCTGATGCAGGACGGGGGTGCTCACTTTCCCAACCTTCTTCCCGGTCTCGTCTTTGCCTTTATGGGTGGACTGATCAGCCTCGACCAACATGCCTTTCAGGGCGTATCTCTCCTTGTCGCTTAG
- a CDS encoding DEAD/DEAH box helicase family protein codes for MSDVELKPFQIDAESRLLDALEGDGRDVVFKSCTGSGKTIVLTDLMQRFCETHPGTVWIWFTPGKGDLAGQSKDKADRYVHGAQTKLLVDVLNSGFADGDLCFVNWEKLHGRHNVAMVDAERLNFVERLDAAHEEGLSFYVVIDESHTNDTVKTKELVGYVDPVRVIRSSATPRGYKDATLVEVDEDDVIEQGLIKKAIVINQDVPVDVTVPNEIDALLEYGLRKRAELQSRYAALDVPVNPLVIVQLADNDPQQRERVELVLDDDYGITYDNGLLASWLSDDHRNCDGIDEPGAKPQVVLIKQAVATGWDCPRAQVLVKLRENMGETFQIQTIGRIRRMPQARHYGDDLLDICYIYTLDSKFIDEARAAAGGDLLDARTLRLRSGLREFTLVSEQRAAGASDRLDYRALGRTLAATLSGDLGLSDDPVANRRLFERAGWDFRSDILDMTQEGEVEHLSSDEIGDLTTITFRVRRPTKKLHVEYSRETWKMAQSLRVERSQMTPILQRLFLASAKGRGRLLALDQEGYYSFVLNNKGRLSETMTRALSSVGAVGVIPGVDVAGVTERPFHLPDTVLFTYDSRAKDQSVMEKNVYEGYLASAQRRSTGERLFERFCEESACVKWFYKNGDKGVEYLSILFDDNSGRSRAFYPDYVVETEGGQVWVIEVKGGQSASGQDQNIDEFAPMKFEAMRRYLDRHSGLRGGFVRYDQESAQLLIATETYSDELKDGCWVPLKKAL; via the coding sequence GTGAGTGACGTGGAGCTCAAGCCGTTCCAGATCGACGCGGAGTCCCGGCTCCTGGACGCCCTCGAGGGCGACGGGCGGGACGTCGTCTTCAAGAGCTGCACGGGCTCGGGCAAGACCATCGTCCTCACCGACCTCATGCAGCGCTTCTGCGAGACCCATCCCGGCACGGTCTGGATCTGGTTCACCCCGGGTAAGGGGGACCTGGCCGGCCAGAGCAAGGACAAGGCGGACCGCTACGTCCACGGTGCCCAGACCAAGCTCCTCGTCGACGTACTCAACTCCGGCTTTGCCGACGGGGACCTGTGCTTCGTCAACTGGGAGAAGCTCCATGGCAGGCACAACGTGGCCATGGTCGACGCTGAGCGGCTCAACTTCGTGGAGCGGCTCGACGCCGCCCACGAGGAGGGCCTCTCCTTCTACGTGGTCATCGACGAGAGCCACACCAACGACACGGTCAAGACCAAGGAGCTCGTGGGCTACGTCGACCCCGTCAGGGTGATCCGCTCTTCGGCCACGCCCAGGGGCTACAAGGACGCGACCCTCGTGGAGGTCGACGAGGACGACGTCATCGAGCAAGGGCTCATCAAGAAGGCCATCGTAATCAACCAGGATGTGCCCGTCGACGTCACGGTCCCCAACGAGATCGACGCCCTCCTGGAGTACGGCCTCAGGAAGAGGGCCGAGCTCCAGTCGCGCTACGCGGCGCTCGACGTGCCCGTGAACCCCCTCGTCATCGTCCAGCTCGCCGACAACGACCCCCAGCAGAGGGAGCGCGTCGAGCTCGTGCTCGACGACGACTACGGCATCACCTACGACAACGGCCTCTTGGCCTCATGGCTCTCCGACGACCACAGGAACTGCGACGGCATCGACGAGCCCGGCGCCAAGCCCCAGGTCGTCCTCATCAAGCAGGCCGTGGCCACCGGCTGGGACTGTCCCCGCGCCCAGGTGCTCGTGAAGCTCCGCGAGAACATGGGGGAGACCTTCCAGATCCAGACCATCGGGCGCATCCGCCGCATGCCGCAGGCGAGGCACTACGGCGACGACCTGCTCGACATCTGCTACATCTACACGCTCGACTCGAAGTTCATCGACGAGGCGCGTGCCGCAGCCGGGGGAGACCTGCTCGACGCGAGGACGCTCCGCCTCAGGTCGGGCCTGCGGGAGTTCACGCTTGTGTCCGAGCAGCGCGCGGCAGGGGCCTCGGACAGGCTCGACTACCGGGCCCTCGGCAGGACCCTCGCCGCCACGCTCTCGGGAGACCTCGGCCTCTCGGACGACCCGGTCGCCAACCGGAGGCTCTTCGAGCGGGCAGGCTGGGACTTCCGCTCCGACATCCTCGACATGACCCAGGAGGGCGAGGTCGAGCACCTGAGCAGCGACGAGATCGGGGACCTCACGACCATCACCTTCAGGGTGAGGAGGCCCACCAAGAAGCTCCACGTCGAGTACTCGCGCGAGACGTGGAAGATGGCGCAGTCGCTGCGGGTCGAGAGGAGCCAGATGACCCCCATCCTGCAGAGGCTCTTCCTCGCATCGGCGAAGGGGAGGGGCAGGCTGCTCGCCCTCGACCAGGAGGGGTACTACAGCTTCGTCCTCAACAACAAGGGGAGGCTCTCCGAGACGATGACGAGGGCGCTCTCGTCGGTGGGTGCCGTGGGCGTCATCCCGGGCGTGGACGTCGCCGGTGTCACGGAGAGGCCGTTCCATCTGCCGGACACGGTGCTGTTCACCTACGACTCCAGGGCCAAGGACCAGTCCGTCATGGAGAAAAACGTCTACGAGGGCTACCTCGCCTCCGCCCAGAGGCGCTCGACCGGGGAGCGGCTGTTCGAGCGGTTCTGCGAGGAGAGCGCTTGCGTCAAGTGGTTCTACAAGAATGGCGACAAGGGAGTCGAGTACCTCTCCATCCTCTTTGACGACAACTCAGGGCGCTCGCGTGCGTTCTATCCCGACTATGTGGTGGAGACGGAAGGTGGGCAGGTCTGGGTCATCGAGGTCAAGGGAGGCCAATCGGCCTCCGGGCAGGACCAGAACATCGACGAGTTCGCGCCGATGAAGTTCGAAGCGATGAGACGCTACCTCGACAGGCACTCAGGACTTAGAGGTGGATTCGTACGCTACGACCAGGAGAGCGCGCAGCTCCTCATCGCAACCGAGACGTACTCGGACGAACTCAAGGACGGCTGCTGGGTACCGTTGAAGAAGGCTCTTTGA
- a CDS encoding DNA methyltransferase, protein MGHKIHLDSVGGKLPTNLWLWKDVGHTDEAKKELKALFGGQAPFDTPKPTRLIRRVLEIGAGRDALVLDFFAGSGTTGQAVTELNAADGGTRRCILCTDDENGICSEITYPRWRTVITGKRGDGSGYSEGLPGSLRYYRVGFVPLDEDDYYGLAEGLLRHTRELVELENGVDFDADPALAIVLSDEEADAFFSGGIASCEVLYLGHDVLLTAEQQAALDARDVEVRTVPAYFYRELGE, encoded by the coding sequence ATGGGCCACAAGATCCATCTTGATAGTGTCGGGGGGAAGCTCCCGACAAATCTATGGCTCTGGAAGGATGTCGGCCACACCGATGAGGCAAAGAAGGAGCTCAAGGCACTCTTCGGTGGTCAGGCACCCTTCGACACACCCAAGCCGACACGCCTCATCAGGCGGGTGCTCGAGATCGGTGCGGGCAGGGACGCCCTGGTCCTCGACTTCTTCGCGGGCTCCGGCACCACGGGCCAGGCGGTGACGGAGCTCAACGCCGCGGACGGCGGCACGCGCCGATGCATCCTGTGCACCGACGACGAGAACGGCATCTGCTCCGAGATCACCTACCCGCGCTGGAGGACGGTCATCACCGGCAAAAGAGGTGACGGCAGCGGGTACTCCGAGGGTCTCCCCGGGTCCCTGCGCTATTACCGCGTGGGCTTCGTCCCCCTCGACGAGGACGACTATTACGGGCTCGCCGAGGGGCTCCTGCGTCACACCAGGGAGCTCGTGGAGCTCGAGAACGGGGTCGACTTCGACGCGGACCCGGCGCTCGCCATCGTGCTCTCAGACGAGGAGGCGGACGCCTTCTTCTCGGGCGGCATCGCCTCGTGCGAGGTCCTCTACCTCGGCCACGATGTGCTGCTCACGGCAGAGCAGCAGGCCGCGCTCGATGCGCGCGACGTCGAGGTGCGGACCGTTCCCGCCTACTTCTATCGAGAGCTGGGTGAGTGA
- a CDS encoding tyrosine-type recombinase/integrase translates to MFYSSAYLRERKGRGWIGVLSYKDESGKWRKREKSLDAKGKREASKELDKWRDDMEAEAVSASILAPAETVIDYVTRYVDTLEASESIERSTVTVYHAMLKHIDGELGSLRLEELNAESAQAWVNSLVSSGYAASTVRKAFNLLKAAMTHAEDTGRIVKNPLRTVKLPKIPKKEPNALDAAQRARLVSFLDIAAPSPVNLGIRLALFTGMREGEICGLQWKNVDLESGVIRVRTVIGRDGGKTYVKEPKTGGSRRDIPVSDSIIEALKAQRTEMVRKCLEAGIPFSNDLYVLGRVDGTNLAPHALWEAWKAIAASLGLVGTQGRVPTFHDLRHTFATAAISEGVDVKSVSSILGHTNAAMTLNIYASADPDAKRRAAETVSEAMERKPKDATILTLKTGTDDK, encoded by the coding sequence ATGTTCTACTCATCAGCCTACCTAAGGGAGCGCAAGGGCAGGGGTTGGATTGGCGTCCTCTCCTACAAGGACGAGAGCGGGAAGTGGCGCAAGAGGGAGAAGTCCCTCGATGCTAAGGGCAAGCGCGAGGCAAGCAAGGAATTAGACAAGTGGCGCGATGACATGGAGGCAGAGGCCGTAAGCGCGAGTATCCTCGCACCAGCGGAAACCGTAATAGACTACGTGACGCGCTACGTCGATACCCTAGAGGCTTCCGAGTCAATCGAGAGGTCAACCGTGACCGTCTATCACGCGATGTTGAAGCACATTGACGGGGAGCTTGGTTCCCTAAGGCTCGAAGAATTGAACGCCGAGAGCGCCCAGGCATGGGTCAACTCGTTGGTTTCAAGCGGTTATGCAGCTTCCACCGTGCGAAAGGCTTTCAACCTCCTTAAAGCGGCAATGACCCACGCGGAAGATACGGGGCGCATAGTCAAGAATCCCCTACGCACCGTGAAGCTCCCCAAGATTCCAAAGAAGGAGCCAAACGCATTGGACGCCGCCCAGAGAGCACGGCTTGTCTCGTTTCTGGACATAGCGGCACCCAGCCCCGTGAATCTCGGAATCAGGCTCGCCCTCTTCACTGGTATGAGAGAAGGCGAGATTTGCGGCCTCCAATGGAAGAACGTTGACCTCGAATCGGGCGTAATCAGGGTTCGCACCGTAATAGGCAGGGATGGCGGCAAAACCTATGTGAAGGAGCCTAAGACAGGGGGTAGCAGGCGAGATATTCCGGTATCTGATTCAATCATCGAGGCACTTAAAGCACAGCGCACCGAGATGGTCAGGAAGTGTCTAGAAGCCGGAATCCCCTTTTCAAATGACCTGTACGTACTGGGCAGGGTGGACGGTACAAACCTAGCTCCACACGCCCTCTGGGAGGCTTGGAAGGCCATTGCTGCATCACTCGGCCTAGTGGGCACCCAAGGCAGGGTCCCCACGTTCCACGACCTGAGGCACACGTTCGCCACGGCGGCGATTTCCGAGGGCGTGGACGTAAAGAGCGTTTCTAGCATCTTGGGGCACACCAACGCAGCTATGACATTGAACATCTACGCAAGCGCAGACCCAGACGCCAAACGCAGGGCAGCTGAGACCGTGAGCGAGGCAATGGAGCGCAAGCCGAAGGACGCAACTATTCTCACATTGAAGACGGGGACCGATGACAAATGA
- a CDS encoding helix-turn-helix domain-containing protein translates to MSTITVGLRTPHNSRFTIEQVRDGAGSLPALIDTPTVAALAGVSERHIQRMAGSGKLPCVRVGNRYRFNTVDVLERLGLSEAMTDAS, encoded by the coding sequence ATGAGCACAATCACGGTGGGACTTAGAACCCCGCACAACTCACGGTTCACTATCGAGCAGGTGCGAGACGGAGCAGGCAGTCTCCCCGCCCTTATCGACACGCCAACCGTTGCGGCACTCGCAGGGGTTAGCGAGAGGCATATTCAACGAATGGCAGGCTCTGGAAAGCTTCCCTGCGTAAGGGTAGGAAATCGCTACCGCTTCAACACGGTGGATGTCCTTGAAAGACTCGGCCTAAGCGAGGCGATGACCGATGCCAGCTAG
- a CDS encoding helix-turn-helix domain-containing protein: protein MSGESEPFTRVWAGMLAALTEANVSGKELVVLISLMRYQKDAGGEVWRPVSEIAAECGLSESNVRNKLTSLTRKTFRGKDGSPVPVITRVSEGHRGRAAVYTVNLPRECATNPLPFMGGGERGEAQRNREECATFSTDCATNPGLKRNKVVAPLEPIERIHKNRLEGGVFGKTPSPFPSEEEWNRFIEKNGLGEPYRDEWGRLESRGWVDAEGNPIRDWRAYLLRISERVDDAHERAGSHTFYDPRSRIPPDEYRALTGEEPDMADCPF, encoded by the coding sequence ATGAGCGGCGAGAGCGAGCCATTCACGCGAGTATGGGCAGGAATGCTCGCCGCCTTGACAGAGGCCAACGTGAGCGGAAAAGAGCTTGTCGTGCTCATCTCCCTGATGCGCTACCAGAAAGACGCAGGCGGGGAGGTTTGGCGACCGGTGAGCGAGATTGCCGCCGAGTGCGGACTTTCCGAAAGCAACGTACGTAACAAGCTCACTTCACTCACACGAAAGACGTTCAGGGGCAAGGACGGCTCCCCCGTGCCCGTAATCACAAGGGTCAGCGAGGGCCACAGGGGGCGGGCGGCGGTCTACACAGTCAACCTACCGAGGGAATGTGCAACGAATCCGTTGCCCTTTATGGGAGGAGGCGAAAGAGGCGAAGCGCAACGGAACCGCGAGGAATGCGCAACGTTTTCGACTGATTGCGCAACGAATCCGGGGTTAAAGCGCAACAAAGTCGTTGCCCCATTAGAACCAATAGAACGTATCCATAAGAACAGATTAGAAGGGGGCGTTTTTGGCAAAACGCCGTCTCCTTTCCCCTCCGAGGAAGAGTGGAATAGGTTCATCGAGAAGAACGGGCTGGGGGAGCCGTACCGCGACGAGTGGGGCAGGCTCGAATCCAGAGGTTGGGTCGACGCGGAAGGCAACCCCATACGGGACTGGAGAGCCTACCTGCTGCGCATCTCGGAGAGGGTGGACGATGCCCACGAGCGAGCGGGTAGTCACACCTTCTATGACCCCCGCTCCAGGATTCCGCCCGATGAGTACCGCGCACTGACGGGCGAGGAACCCGACATGGCCGACTGCCCGTTTTAG